CGTCTTATTGTTGGGCGCATTCTAGGGAGAAGCCTGATGAGTGAAAGCCATATCCTTGCTTGGATCATCTTTCTCCCCCTCGCGGGGGCCGGGCTCCTCATGTTTTATCCGAAGGATCAGGAGGAAGCCATCCGCCGCACGGCGCTGCTCGTCGCGCTTGTCGTGGCCGGTTTCTGCGTTCCCCTTCTGACAGGGTTTCAATCCGTCGCCAACCTCCAATATGTTGAGAAACTATCTTGGATCCCAGCCTGGGGCGTGGAATATCATGTGGGTCTTGATGGGATCTCCCTATTCCTCGTGCTGCTCACCGCTTTCCTGATACCCCTCGCGATCCTCGCCTCCTGGGGCGATATTCGCGAGCGTGTCAAAGAGTTCCATATCTTCTTTCTCATCCTGGAAACCGGCATCATGGGCGCCCTGCTGTCGATGGATCTTTTCCTTTTCTATATTTTCTGGGAACTCATGCTCATTCCGATGTATTTCATTATCGGCGTGTGGGGCGGCGGCCGCAGGGTTTATGCGGCGCTGAAATTTGTTCTTTACACAATCATCGGTTCTCTGCTCATGTTGGTGGCCATTCTCTGGGTTGTTCTCTCGCATCAGGCCGAAACAGGGCGGATGACATTCAATCTCTTGATCCTCTATGAGCATCAGCTGCCTCACGCGGCGCAGTGGTGGTGTTTCCTGGCGTTCGGGCTTGCTTTCGCCATCAAGGTTCCAATCTTTCCTTTTCATACCTGGCTGCCGGACGCTCACACCGAAGCGCCGACGGCGGGAAGTGTTATCCTGGCCGGGGTGCTTCTGAAAATGGGAACCTACGGGTTCCTCCGTTTCGCCATGCCGCTTTTCCCACAGGCCGCCTTGGCCGCACAGCCCTATATTCTGGTGCTGGCCGTGGTTGGGATTATCTACGGCGCCCTTGTCGCCATGATGCAGGATGATGTCAAGAGGCTGGTGGCCTATTCCTCTGTCAGCCATCTTGGATTTGTAATGCTGGGGCTCTTTTCCTTGAATATAGAGGCCTTCCAGGGGAGTCTTTACCAAATGTTAAACCACGGTCTCTCCACGGGGGCGCTCTTCCTTCTCGTGGGGATGATCTATGGCCGGCGCCATACCCGGCTCATCGCGGATTACGGCGGTCTGGCGCGGACGGTGCCGTTATTCGCAGCGTCATTTCTCTTTATTACACTGTCCAGTATCGGATTGCCGGGGCTCAACGGTTTTGTGGGCGAGTTCCTCATTCTTCTGGGCGCCTTCGGATCAAAGATGTGGACGGCGATTCTCGGTGGATTGGGGGTGGTGCTGGGCGCCTTCTATATGTTGTGGCTTTGTCAGAGATTTCTCTTCGGCCCTGTCACTCATGCGGAAAACAAGGGGTTGCGTGATCTCAATCTCAGAGAAGGATTGACCCTGATCCCGATCTTTTTCCTCGTTATCTATATGGGGGTGTCACCCAAGCCCCTGCTGGACCGGATGGAGCCCAGCCTTATCAAAGCCTTGGATCGGATGACAGCTCATATGGAGCCCCTCCCGGTTGAACATTCCCCGCAGATGCATTCATGGATGGAGCCCGCATCGGAGGCCTCTCCGCCGGAGACCATGGGGCCGCCGGCGCCCGCCGCAGCGCAGCCGGAGTCCAGTGAGATGGCTGCAGCCCCGAAATCCGAAATCGTCCACAAAAT
The Candidatus Eisenbacteria bacterium genome window above contains:
- a CDS encoding NADH-quinone oxidoreductase subunit M, which produces MSESHILAWIIFLPLAGAGLLMFYPKDQEEAIRRTALLVALVVAGFCVPLLTGFQSVANLQYVEKLSWIPAWGVEYHVGLDGISLFLVLLTAFLIPLAILASWGDIRERVKEFHIFFLILETGIMGALLSMDLFLFYIFWELMLIPMYFIIGVWGGGRRVYAALKFVLYTIIGSLLMLVAILWVVLSHQAETGRMTFNLLILYEHQLPHAAQWWCFLAFGLAFAIKVPIFPFHTWLPDAHTEAPTAGSVILAGVLLKMGTYGFLRFAMPLFPQAALAAQPYILVLAVVGIIYGALVAMMQDDVKRLVAYSSVSHLGFVMLGLFSLNIEAFQGSLYQMLNHGLSTGALFLLVGMIYGRRHTRLIADYGGLARTVPLFAASFLFITLSSIGLPGLNGFVGEFLILLGAFGSKMWTAILGGLGVVLGAFYMLWLCQRFLFGPVTHAENKGLRDLNLREGLTLIPIFFLVIYMGVSPKPLLDRMEPSLIKALDRMTAHMEPLPVEHSPQMHSWMEPASEASPPETMGPPAPAAAQPESSEMAAAPKSEIVHKIEDRVDL